ACAAACGAAACCCAATAGCTTCAGGCAGAGCTACTGCAACGTGGCCAGGACCCTCTTTAGGAAAAAGCAATGTCCCCAGGGTCACCTCAGCCCTGCAAAACTGGCAAAGGACTCACAAAGCAGACCAAGATCTGCTGATCAGGTGCACCAGTCTCTGGAGAAGGGATGAGATGTTTCTCTAGGGGTTGTGGTGGACTCTGGCTTGGTCCCGAAGCCACCCAAGAGCTCTTGGCCCTTGGTGCCTCATGCCCAACTTTCCCGCCCCATCATATGGCAGAAACTGTCTCCCATTCAATAACAGATAAGAGACATACCTGCCTCAGGCTCCTTGGAACCTGCACAGACAGCAGCTCCCGGGGATGGGCTCTCAGCAAACGGTCTTTATGTTTCCTCCTTCTTGGACACTGCTTTGCAGTACGAGCCAGTGATCACGGCGGGCAACGAGGCCATTGTCCACCACATGGAAGTCTTCCAGTGCGCTGCCGAGTTCGACAGCTTCCCCCTTTTCAACGGGCCTTGTGACTCCAAGATGAAGCCACAGCGGCTCAATTACTGCCGGCACGTGCTTGCAGCGTGGGCCATGGGAGCGCAGGTGGGTGCGAGATGAGACCCACCACCCTGGGTGAAAGGTTTGCTCCTGGGAGCTTTCCTGCTGCATCCCAACCCTTCCCGATCCCATCTCAGGATTGTCCCGTGTGGGCTGCCCCAACCCTGGTCTCTGCTGGGATTTGTGTCCAGCCCTGTCTGAGCTCCCCCCAGCAGTCTCTGAGTTTCCACCCCAGTCCACCTCCTCAGTGCCATAAATCGGTGCGATGACCCTGCTCAGTGGTTGTGCCATTGCACGTGCATGCTGGCATGCAAGAAGCCTTTGGAAGCAAGACTAGCTCAACAAGCACAAGCAAGAGCACAAGGCATGTCCCTCAGCCCATGGTGGGGGTCATGACTATGCCCAGACAATTCCTGTAGCCTTTTCAGCCTTGTCCTCAGGAAAGCCACCCCACCACTCCCCTAACactctccctttccttccaggcTTTCTACTACCCTGAAGAAGCAGGTCTTGCCTTTGGTGGCCCGGGCTCCTCCCGATACTTACGCCTTGAGGTTCATTACCACAACCCCCTGATGTTCAAAGGTGAGTGGGCACGTGACGATGCCCAGTGCCTCCCCAGTGAGGAGGTGGCAGGAAAACTGGGTAAATGCCGGGGACTGAACACCCTTCCAGGGAAGGCTTCATACAGAAGAAAGCTTGGCCAAAATCATAGCCCTGCTTGCAACTTTCAAAAGACCTCGTGGTCCAGATCTGTGCTAGCAGGAGGAACACATTAAATCTCAGCAAAGTCATCATCACTGGAGGATGCACCCCATCCCTGTGCATTCCCAACAGCGGGGATGGATGCTCGGTATTTAGTTGGGCTGTCACAGGGTGTCCCTCTCCCATTTCTTTGCAGGGTGGTAGTGGTGGGTCTGAGCTCAGAGCCAAGAGCAACAGTGGTGCCAAAGTCACCAGAGAGAcagcaccagcctggctggggatggggaaaTTTAGATGTTGTTTTAATGGTACTCCTGCTTTGATAACGTTGTCAGgagacacattaaaaaaaaaaaaaggattccaAATAACCCAGTTTCTTCATTTACATAAAAACATGTAGCTTCTTGACTAACCAAGTATATTTTTAGGAGACCAGAGCATATGTACTGTAGATCAATCATAGCACATTCGGCAACTCGAGAAGAAACACGTCTATAAATATGGAGCTCATGTCTTTCAGAATTTATCTGCTTTTGCATGTTAACCAATAGTGTCTCCCTCTGTTAATTCCTATCCCAGGGTGGGCTCCAGCCCAGAGACAGGGGGTTCAAAGCCAGCCCGAACCCTCCTGACCTACTGAACCAGCCCCTTCCCTTTACTTGCAAAGCACATCAGAGGCACAGGGTCTTCTCCAGCCCACACCAGCTGTGTTTGAGCACTGCGAGGGGGTTAAATGGAGCAATCTCAAATGCAAGAGAGAGCAGAAGCTTTCCAAATACAAGGAGTACTTGCTCCATAGGTGTTTCTCCTCCTGCCAGGCCCCCAACAACAGCACGCCCTTAGTTCTTTGGATGCATCAGTTACGGAAAATGCAATGAGACATATTTCTGAGGGAGTTCTCCCAAGCAACACATGGTCTGTCCTGCTTTGGGCTCTCCAAGGGTACTCCTTACCTCTCTTGGGAGCAATTTATCCTCAGGTTGGTGACTCTCTAGGGGACCAGGCATGTGTCTGGGGCCAATCAGTAAAGAATTGCATGAAAATATCTAGGATTTAAAACCAATAAGAACTGTGCACACGAAAAAAGCTATGAGTGAGAGGCCAGTGTGCCTCTCCCCACCGCAGCAGTGCCATTTTTCATACCTGATCTTGTCCCAGCAGCCGTCACTTCTCCAGAGGTGACTGGAAGCCTCATCCTCTCACCTGCCAGGTCGCCGTGACTCCTCGGGGATCCGTCTCTACTACACGTCCACCCTGCGACGCCACGACGCCGGCATCATGGAGCTGGGCTTGGTCTACACACCGGTGATGGCCATTCCCCCAGGCGAGGACGCCTTCATCCTCACGGGATATTGCACTGACAAATGCACCCAGCTGGTGAGTCTCCATCCTCTCTGCCCCGGCTTTGTCTTGGAGAAGAGAGGTTGTAAATGGTTTTTCCAAGGCAGAAATGATACAGTACCGAGCTCCCAATTCCCAGTTTTAAACTCCCCAAACCCTTTACCACGAGGTtgtgctggaaagaaaagatcTGCTGTGTACAACGAACAGCGAGCAGCTGGTTGGGATGCGCTGAATTCCCCCTGAAGCAACTCTCCTGGGGAGCCATCTGCTCCGGCTCCCAGGGTACCATTCCCAGAAAACTCATTGCCAAGCTGGCCATGCCCTGGCGGTGCTTTCCCCCACGGAGATGGGAAGATTGGCCTCTGCTTCCAAGAAGCTCACCAAGAGCTCTCTCAAGTACGGTTTCAAAATGCCCACCTTGCTCTCAAGGAAGTTTTAGTGGATGTTTTTGTAGGGCCTACCCAAAAGGAATCATTTGTGCTGCCACTAATGACCGCAAGGAAGCAGGCAGCGACCAGCTCAGCTGTTTCTGCTGACTTAGGGCATGGCAGCACATCAGTTAGATTTGGCAGCATATCAAGCATCTGTCCCTTTGCAGGGACCTCACTCCTGTGCTGCCCCAAGGGTCCAGCGACCCCCTAAACCTCCATGCGGGAGCCAGCACAGGGATGGCTGGTCCTGAGCACACAGCACGGGAAAGCACAGGGAGAGGGATGGAGTTGGGCACAGGGACTTGAGCCATCCTTCCCccaggctctgcctgctgccgGCATCCGCATCTTCGCCTCGCAGCTCCACACTCACCTGGCAGGAAGAAAAGTGGTGACGGTGCTGTCCCGGGACGGGAGAGAGCGGCAGGTTGTCAATGCCGACAGGCACTACAGCCCTCACTTCCAGGTACAGGGGTCTGCAGGGGTCCTGGCTGGATGTCACCCgtggggctgccagggcacagagCCATAGCGTCACTGACGTgtcccctttccctccctcccaggAGATCCGCATGCTGAAGGAGGTGGTTGCAGTTTTTCCAGTGAGTGGCTCCAAAAACTGTGGGGACTTCTGAACAGCGTGAGACTTTCCCCTGACCCCACATCCCTGAATCCTGCTTTACATCACCTCGTTcactctgctgctggcagcccctgcccatGCACGGGCACCCGCTGCCATCCGGGAcctcctgggggtgcaggaggacATGCTCCCCATGGTCCCCAGGTCATATCTGCCACCCCCACGCAGATGCCTTGGGGACATCAGGTCTCATGTAACATGGTACAAAAACGGTGTGTGGGCAATTGAACCATGCCGGGAGCTAAATTAAGCACTTAATTTAGCTGGGCTTCCTCTAGCAGAGGGAGGCTCCTTGCGGGGTGAGGGTGAACTGTGCACACATGGGAGGTGCCCCCTCCCTCCTTGCTTAGTAGAAGAGATTTGGCAACAAATGCGGTGGGAGCAGGTGGTAGAACAGAGGCTGAGTGTTCCCCAGAGCTGTACGGTGAGGAAGGACCCGGATCCAAAGCCAAGGGCACTCACAGGAGCATCGTGCCCCAGGAGGCTGCTCAAAACCTCAGCACCCATTGAAACCATACGCAGAGCTGTTCtccaggggtgtccccatggaCCCCAGCACCGACCACAGAGGGGATGCAGTTGTGCCATCAAGTTAGGTACAGGTTTGGCAATTCAAAATGTTGCCTAAGTGCATTTTTTTAGGTGCTTCAGCCCTGCAGAAATTCTTGAAAAGtgaggaaagagcaggaaaCACCATCCCAGGGATGCGGCCCTAGGGAATCTCCCCAGGGGATGCAAGTTTAGCGAGTGTTCCTGTGGCACCGCGGTCGGTGCCAGTGGGGAACCAGTCTGTCTGCAGGCTGGTACCGCTACAGGGAGCAGAGAACTGCTACACTACAAACTCCCCCATCCCCAATTCGCTGATTCTCTGAAACTCTGCACTCTCCCACCTACATGTGTCTGTGTTCAAACCCCCACAGGGTGACGAGCTCATCACGACCTGCACATACAACACGGAGAACCGGAGCCAAGCCACTGTGGTGAGTGCAGGGCCAGTCTGTGTTTGCACCCCAGGGTTGGGGACACCCACCAAGTGGGCACCTGCATGAACCTGGGCTGAATTACAGCCAGTGAAGAAGCGAGCCCACaaggctctgctgcctgcagtgggGATGGTGAGGTGCTAATTGAGAAGTCGCGTGTGTCACTCCAGTTCCCATCACAAACTGTTCCACCGGGGATTAATTGTAATTAAAGAGAAGTGGCGTTTTTTGACAGTGCATGTTATTTTCTTACATAGGCGGCAAAGAAAAAGAGCCTGTCAGAGGTACCATCAACAGGGACGAAGCTAAATATAGCAGAGGGATTATaggaaatttgcattttaatgtaaaacCACACGATCTAGCCTGAAAGTCTATCCTTGCATAAAAGGCAGATGGGCAGATGAACAGAGTGCTGCCCATCCCATGCACCTGAAGGagtgtgtatataaatataaatataaatacacacacacacacacacacatatgtgcaCATGCGGGTGGGAGGTTTGCGCATCTGCAGCCCCCCTGCCCGTGCAGGCCTGGCAGGGCAGAACCAGACCTGTTTTGTGTCTGTGCTGCAGGGGGGGTTTGGCACCCTGGAAGAGATGTGCGTGAACTACGTGCACTACTACCCCCAGAcccagctggagctgtgcaAAAGTGCTGTGGATCCAGGCTACCTGCACCGATACTTCAACCTCGTGAACAGGTACAGAGCcctgcacagcagtgctgggtgGAGAGGGACCATCGCAGAGCCCTTTGCTAgtaatgctggaaaaaaaaaaagtttatcagTGCGTGGCCAAGTGCTTACATGCAAAGTACTTCTTATACTCTGGGGCAGACACCAAGCATCCCTGCAGCTCATTCACCCACCATGAGAGGGGTGAGATGCTGACCTTGCACAGCGTATCCTACTCACAGGCAGTCCGGCTGGCCCCAAATCTTGCCCCCTAGGTGCTGGCTCTGCTAGCCTCTCCTTGCTCCCTTAGACACATCCAGGGCTGAAAGGGGACAGCATTGCTGTGTTTCATTGTGGCATTTCTCCTGCCCCAGGTTTAACGACGAGGAGGTCTGCACGTGCCCGCAGGTCTCTGTCCCGCAGCAGTTTTCGTCTGTCCCCTGGAACACATTTAACAGAGATGTGCTGAAATCCCTCTACAGCTTTGCTCCCATCTCCATGCACTGCAACAAATCCTCAGCCGTCCGCTTCCCGGTAGGTCCAGCTTCACAACTAAACCTTCACAGCAAAACTCCCGGCCACGGGTAAAAAGCAGCTCGGCAGAGCTGTGCCACAGGGTGACCCCAAGGAGATGGGACAGGTCCCTGGTGCTCAGGACGGGGCTGCACCGCCGGAGCTCAGgccagggagctggagctgccgggGAACGCCGGCGTCAGCAGGACACCGAGCCCAGCACAAACCCAGCGTGTAAAACGTGGCTGTGCTCAGCCAGATTCAATTAGGAGATGCATTTGCATAAAGCAATTTTGAGGCTGCTTTTGCTGAGTATTAAAGCAGGGCTTGCTCCAGAACTGAGGAGAAACGTGAGGTGGTTTTTAGGATTTTGGCAAATCACATCAGGTCCCAGCAGAGCGAGCTCATTGCGCACAGCATCTGTACAGTCTCCAAATGCAGCGAGCCAGCAAAATGTGAAGGATAAAGGGCCGTGagatctttaaagaaaaaccaGGCCCAGCCACAATGGTCATGATGATGATGGAGACTTAAAACCACTGCCAGTCCCTATGACCATCAGCTCCCAATGGCATATATCAGTATAATAAACTTACAGGATGCCTGAAGGAtgctgagctggctgcagggaagacCATCAGCTTTCTGTCCTGGTAAAAACCCTTCAGCAAAGTCTGCTCTGGAGGGGGCAGAAACCATCTCTTGGTCGTGTAGAACcttgctgcagggacagcaatGGCACAGAAGTTTTGTGCAGTAGCAGAATTATGAATTAAGCCTCTTAATTGCAGCCCAAGCAACTCTCCTGATTTCAGAAAggtctggggagcagctgggaagagaCTTGAGCGGAGCAGATCCAAGGCCGGCACAAAGTGGGTCACGGTATCGCAGAGAGGGCGAAGGAGCTGAGCTGTCCCTCCTGCTCTACTGGGGTTTGCAGAGCGAGCCCGATTTTAAGATATCTCATTTATTCCGCGCTGTTTCTGCCAAGAGAAAAGCACCAGTTTTCAATTAAGCTCGTGTTTTTGCAGTTCAGTGATCCCAAAACTGAGGAGATTTCTGAAGGGACTGAGTGCTGCTAATTAACGAGCAAAATCTCAAGGTAACACTTGTGAGACTCTGCAGGGACGtcactgtccccaagtcccctGCAcctgcaagggcttgcagtgaaTTCTCTATACTCTGCATTCACTGCTTTTGAGTGGAAATCTGAAAGCAACAACTACGGAGACACTCTAAATGCCTTTGATCTACCCCAAAAGCAGGGTGCTGGCAAGGTGTAAGCAAATGGTTCGGGAGCAGATACGCTCAGGGCTGGGGCCAGCCTTGGAGCAGGCGCACTCCAGACATGTTACCTGCCCTCCAAAGCCATCATGTTGCAAGAAAAGAGTTGTTTCTCCAGCTGGTTCTCCTCTGCAATGCTTCCCCCTCTCTGCTCACTCTCTGTGTGCtttgggaaggtccctccaTTCCCCCCCCACCTTTCCCCAGGGTTTTCCTGGTGCCAGTGCAGCCTCTGGCCCGTTTCGCTTGACATACTCCAAGGAATTTaatctgaaaacatgaaaatcaaCTTTAGTCTTCTTGCTGATGACTCACGGCTCTACCTCTCCTCTCCAgacctccctcctcctgctcacGCTGCGGCTCAGCCTCTCGCTGACGTTTCTGCATGAGCGCGCAGCCGGCAGCCAAACCGTAGCATCACCAAACCAGAGCTCAGCCCAGGCTGGACCCCTCTTCGCCCTCGCAGCACCTGCCTGCATCTCAACCAGCCACTAAACCCAGACCAACACATCACATCCGAGCTAGACCCTGCCCGGCGGGCTCAGCCCTCGGCACGAGGTGAACCCAGCATGTTGCTCCTTGCAGGGAGCATCTCCAAGACAAGGTGACCCCGTGCACACGTGAAGCTGGGGCTTTTGTCCTGGCTGTGGTCACCTTGAGCCCTGACGGCTGTGACAGCCCTTCCCtggctctgccccacagcacctcGTCCAtgctgctgtgtctctcctgtttctcagcagctgcacatGAACATCCACGCTGCCACGCCGCAAATGTCACCTCCAACCAACCTTCCTGCCAATACTTGTTAGAGAGCGTTTCTCACGGCTGGGCTGAGGGCACGGTGGGTCAGTGGGATGCCTTGGTCTGAGTCATCTCCATCTAATTTGGTGGGTAACACTTTTTGGGGTGGAAACTCCCTAGTTACGGTGGGTTTGTGCAACATAGTGCATTGCAGAAATCTGCACCGCTAAGAGGATGCATAGGTGCTTCTGCAATACCAATAATTAGCAATGTCTCCTAATAAAATACCCTGCTTTGGGCTAAGAACACTTCAAATATTAAAGATCATTTAGTTTTTACAAGTAAGGAGAAACATGAAGTCTCCAAGCAGCCGAAACCCCAACTTAGTCTCATGGTACCGAACTCTCTTGCAGGGCGAGTGGGAAAAGCAGCCGCTTCCCAGCATCACCGAGAGGCTGCGGGAGCCCGTCCCTCGCTGCCCGCCCACCCCGGGGCCTCGGCCGGCCGCCCCTGTCCCCCTCAACCTGGGCAAACTCAGGAGGGACTGACCCAAAGCCTGCCTCCTTCCATCCGACAGGAATCGCCTCCAGGCAGCAGCATCCACAAGGAACGTCATCCCATTCCTctcccagcatccctgcccgcGCAGCAATGCCGGTCGGTGCCCTGGCCCCTGTCGCCAAGGGAGTTAGGGCTTACGAATTAAGAGTTCGGAAAGTACTCTGGAGATGGAAAGCGCTATATTTAGTGCGTTATTAGCAATCCCGGCTCTGAGTAATGCTGCTTTCCGCCCCCAGAATAATAACGTAGAGGTTTGCTATTGTGCCGAACCCAGCGCAGCcccggggaggagggggagaagctTGTTTTCCcgcagggaaactgaggcacagagcaaaAGACCCGTGTGGGAGCAGGGTACAAGCCTTCCCGGTGCCCCACAGTCCCGTTGAGCTCAAGGCAGCTCCGTGGGTGCTCTCCCACACTGGTACCCatggcagggatggagggagggatgcTGTGACACCCACCCGGCGCTCGCCTCCCCGCTGCAGGGACTGCGCTCCCCGCCGCGCTCCTCCTTCCACTCCCCCGCACCGGGGATTATTCATCTTGATGCCACCAGATGCCAATGGCCGGGAACAAATGATATCTGTGTGATGGGGTTTAGAAAGGGGGAGGGCTTGTGGGGAGGGACACAGGGGGAAAGACAAACCTTTTAGCAGGAAAAATGCCTCTATTAAATACCTAAatgtaatgggaaaaaaaagaagaaaaaattgcttttgctgTTGAACTATAAAGGGAAAATACACAGGAGGGTCCCTGCCCCTCGCTGCCCTGGAAGCGGGGCATCCAGGGCAGGGTGGCAGCTCAAACCTGCCCTCCTGACCTTGGGTTTAAGGGAAAATCTCAGATCTGCGGATCACAAAGGCCTTTTTGAAGCAAAACATTATCTTGGCACACAGCAGAACCCTGGCTCGGCAGGGAGACAGCACACTCGGTCCCTTGTCTGTCCCCAGGACAAACGGACAGGACCGCGGCCATCCCTTTCTCTGCCCTCCGCCTGGGCGCTATCGTGGAGTGCAGTCACCTCGTATTCACAGAAAAATTCATCCcaaacttcttttttaatgtttccagtAAAACCAAAGCATATTGAGAGTTCAAATTCTTGTCCGTGGCACTTGTTGCATGAGGCTCACGAGCTGAAATTCACTCTAAAGAGGGTATAAACCAAGCAAACCTAGTTGAGGGAAATAAAGCGAGAAGCAAGCAGTGTGATTGTTTCTTCAGGTGGGCGAAAGCTTCAGCACTGAAGGTGGAGCCCAGCAAGGGGACCGGAGCAAGGGATGATGATGGGGAcgggctgggagcagctgccccTTTCCCTCAGCAGCGGGGGGGTCACGGGCTGCATCCATGTGATGGAAAACCTTCCCTGACACCTCGAGCCCAGCTCTGCGCTGCCGGAGGCTGCggggctggcagcacccagcTCAGCCTCTGTGAGCATCCCCTTCTCCATCGGGAGCTAAAGGAGCCACCTCCGTGGTGACCTCTGGGGAGATGCCACCAGAGCAGATGGGACTGTGGAGCTATGGGGGCCAAGGGCAGCCCTGGTGCCGGTGCCTCGGTTGGCGAGTTTACACCACAGCACTGAGCTGGTCCTGCCCTGGAGCAGCCCGgaggacacacagacacaagcaGTACCAGCAAAACAGCCACAGGCCAAAACATGTTCAACAaaatctttttcctctcctgcaaATTCAGAGgctacacacacacagagcaaggACCCGGATTCCAACAGCATTTGCCTCCGGGAGTTTCTTTTATTCGCTGAGGCACAAACACAAGAATCTCTCCCCAGTTAAGCATCGAGGGGCTGCACAGCATCACAGTGTTTTCCTCGTTTCAAACCTGGGGCCAGTGCAGGCTGGCGGAGCTCCCTGGGCCACAACACGCTCCCAAAAACTGGGACTTGCCTTGGCTCTCGCCCTCCCACAAACAGACACGGTCATCGTTCAGGTCTGGGGAGGATCGACCCTCCTCACCTTCTGCACAGCTGTCACACACTGAGGCAGCACGTGAGCACCACCAACAAAATGGAAGCAGCAACTGAACATTTTGCACCCCAGGCTTGAATTTCTAAAGGGCACCTTTGGAGCCATAAGAAAGGATTTTGCCAAAGCCAGACCTGAAGCTCCGGCTGTGACCGGGACAAGACAGGGTAGAGGGACGAACCTGTGCTTGCAGAGGTGGGAGGAACATGCCTGGAAACCCCCTGGGTAAAGCCAATGATCTCAGGGTGCAGGAGAaccctgcagcaggcagagcatcCACGACATGAGCCCTGTACCCTCTGTGCCCCCCCGAGtgctcccaccccagcaccgggtgcccagggcacagccaggacaacgTGACACCCATCAGATCAGGGACGGACACAGCGAGGGACCAGAGTGACAACAGGTTTGGAGGCTACAGCTGTGTTAACAGCAGgcttagttttaaaaaaaattcatttccaGGCAGCGTGAAACTACATTTTGGGGGAAAGAGTTTCCAGCAAAGTCAGAAATTGAAACCACTTCATTTGCAGTCAAgcaaaacactgttttcaggCCAATTAACCCATGGAAAAGAATTATTGCTATGGTGGTACTGCTTCATTtaggaaacacaggaacaaaatCTTTGCGCTTTTTGGAATCTCTTCCTGCTCTTCCCCTCTAATTTGACCAAAATTTGCTTGATGAGTTCATTGCAGACGTttgcccagctctcccagcaaaCCCTGGAGCCAGCCAGGGCACCCGAGGGCTGGGAATTCAGCCGGCAGCTCCTGACGGCAtcttccctctccccatcccgGCACCCACAGCACCCGCTGCCACACGATCAGTAAAATCCCTTCACTCGCTTGTTGTCCGGGTCGAATGGGGACCTGGTGTGTGCCTGGGCAGGGTACGTCACTCCCATCCGCTCCAGTCGGTAGCTGCCGCTTTTCACGAAATCCAGCGAGACCTGCGAGGCAGAGCCACGGCTGAAGCCCCGGTCGGTGCTGCCAGGTACCCGTGGGGCACCAGCCCCCCCTCCATCCCAGCTCCATTGCTGGGCAGCCTCTCACCCCCCCTCGCAGATCTGCTTTCCACAGAAAACCCAGCTCTGCCATCCCAGGAGGATgcacagagaggaggaaaatagatttttaaaagcgcttggctaaaaaaaaaaataatgcaatatttaatttttttggagGTTGTTGgttcgttgtttttttttcccagaaaacagAGCTCTATGGGAGAACATTCACCATGGGGAGAAAAGGTGGTCCCCAGAGGCTGAGGGGGCAACTGGAACACAAAACCACTTGATCCGGGAATCTTGCACTGATGCAGGATTAAAAATCAAGGCAAGCAAGAGGCCGAAAGCATGAGCAGATGCACCGCCCCTGGTTCACAATGGGGACGGTCCCCGGGGACATGATCCACAGCCCTCTGTCCCCACACAGATTCCCTGGCCTCTGTCTACAGGGCACTGCTTAATGAGGACATCTAATTTACTATCCAGGAGTCTCCCAGGGTTAATTAAGAGCCTGCTGTGCTCCTATTGGCCATTGCTCCCTGTAACATAAGTTAATTCACTGCTGCAATTACTCGGTTGCAATTAACATCCGAGGCAGTGCTTGGGCTGGAGAGCATCACCGGGGCCCCGCAGAGTGACTGTCGGTGACACCGACCTCGCCACCAGCTGCAGCgggtgccgggggctgccccatCGTGCTCCCCAGACAACAGCAAGTTTGCAATGGGCTTGTGCACATGGCTTCTAAACCAAACCAGTGCCACAATTTCCCCCAGCAAGCCCCCACCGTGGGCAAGGAGGCACAGCCATCCCCAGGGGTGTGTACTCACCGGACCCCCTGCGGGGTCACGGATGTAGCCGTAGGCGATGGTTTTGTCGATGGCAAATCCAAAGTCCGCCCGGCGGATGTGGCCGACCACCTCGCCGTCCCGCCAGATCGCCTCCAGGCCGAACATCGGCACCTTCCTGCAAGGCCAAGGCAGAGCCACCATCGGCAAAGCCCCACGGCAGCACCCCACAGGGcgggggggcttggggggaaCCCGGTTCTGTCCCAGCCCCATTTGCAAAACCGCCCGCTGTTCCGGGTGAAACAAGATCAACCCACTCCCCGTCACACCGCTTCCAgctcccattaaacatccagCAGGGAATTCGCGGTGGGATTTAAATTAGAGATGGAATTAGAGCATGGAAAACAGCCGAGCTGGCTTGCAATTGAGCTCCGCGTGTGTGCCTGGGTGCAGGATGCATGGGGGTGGGTGAAGATGCTTGTCCCAGGGCGTTgggtgcagagctggcagcgGTACTCACTCCTCGGCAGTGAAGCAGACGAGGCGGCGGAAGATGCCCTTGGCTTTCTGAGCCTCCACAGCCTCCCGGCCCAGGAAGGGGATGCTGGACTTGAGCTTGCAGGTGAAAGCCAAGCCGGCTTCTAGCGGGGTGTCGTCGGGGCGCAGGTCTGCGTGCCAGTGCCTGTACCCTGCAGAGAGCAAGCATGGGTCACCCAGCCTCTCCCTGCCATGGCAGCAAGCCCAGGGTGAGCGGCCTCAGGAGACCAAGACATCACCCCTGCCTCTTGGACACCCCTGTTGCTCCCGATTCACTTGGCCCTGGACAAAGGACCCTCGAGAGAAGGCCATAGCAGGGAAGTCCCAGCAAGGAGCACTGGGACCAGTAGCATCTCTGCCAGTAGCCGCCAGACCTCCAGTCACACCAACCCACCcttgaagctggaaaaaaacccatttgcCCTGGTCCCCTGGCTGGAGGCAAAGCAATGAGTGCTGCTGTAAGGAAAGCAAGAAACCTTTCTCAATGCTGAGGCTGTCGATGGCTCTGTAGCCAGCGTTGGTAATGCCATGCCGGGCACCCGCCTGCATCACCGTCCGGTAAACCTTCATGCAGTCCTCCCGGGGCAcgtgcagctcccagcccatCTCGCCGACAAACGACAACCTCATGGCACGGACCTGTGACATGCAAGAGGCCAAACACTCCTGTGATGGAGCTGGGCACCTCAAACCAACAGCTCCCCAGAGCCCTCCACCCCCAGCTATCAGCAGTGC
The genomic region above belongs to Caloenas nicobarica isolate bCalNic1 chromosome 19, bCalNic1.hap1, whole genome shotgun sequence and contains:
- the DBH gene encoding dopamine beta-hydroxylase; amino-acid sequence: MGKARHMGAVLPSMQTSGCKPCPSFKLREVASMYFTMIAVFLVILVVALQGSAPRESDFPYKVPLDPQGLLELSWNVSYPEQTVHFQLLVRDLKFGLLFGMSDRGEFENADLAVLWSDGHNSYFGDAWSDASGQLHMDSQQDYQLLGARRATEGLYLLFRRAFSTCDPKDYLIEDGTVHLIYGILEKPVHSLQAINISAIHRGLQRVQLLKPNITIPELPSDMKTMELTAPNIVIPSEVTTYWCYMAELPAGFPKHHIIMYEPVITAGNEAIVHHMEVFQCAAEFDSFPLFNGPCDSKMKPQRLNYCRHVLAAWAMGAQAFYYPEEAGLAFGGPGSSRYLRLEVHYHNPLMFKGRRDSSGIRLYYTSTLRRHDAGIMELGLVYTPVMAIPPGEDAFILTGYCTDKCTQLALPAAGIRIFASQLHTHLAGRKVVTVLSRDGRERQVVNADRHYSPHFQEIRMLKEVVAVFPGDELITTCTYNTENRSQATVGGFGTLEEMCVNYVHYYPQTQLELCKSAVDPGYLHRYFNLVNRFNDEEVCTCPQVSVPQQFSSVPWNTFNRDVLKSLYSFAPISMHCNKSSAVRFPGEWEKQPLPSITERLREPVPRCPPTPGPRPAAPVPLNLGKLRRD